From the genome of Fusobacterium varium, one region includes:
- the amiB gene encoding N-acetylmuramoyl-L-alanine amidase AmiB precursor, with translation MKRILTIFLFLFLTVLSFAGTIKSVKLNGAVLTMDFAGSQKPKYTMNYDEYNKLIFLEFPDSTLTGKINNKNFTGKYIESLEVVDYSGSVGFFIKLRKNISYSGGIASKGNNFVLTFNDKSQKKQFTIAIDAGHGGKDPGAIGFKKYYEKTVTLAVSKYLRDELKKDFNVVMTRDTDVFVTLSQRPKIANKAKANMFISIHANAAVSSKMNGVEVFYFSKKSSPYAERIASFENSFGDKYGENSSDIAQIMGELAYKKNQESSIGFARKTNNALAEAIGLNNRGIHGANFAVLRGFNGPSVLIEVGFISNKSDLQKITNPVYQKKMAKEIAEMVRGYFY, from the coding sequence ATGAAAAGGATACTTACAATTTTTTTATTTTTATTTTTAACAGTACTTTCGTTTGCTGGAACTATTAAATCAGTAAAATTGAATGGAGCTGTTCTAACTATGGATTTTGCTGGATCGCAAAAACCAAAGTATACAATGAATTATGATGAATATAATAAATTGATTTTTTTAGAATTTCCAGATAGTACTCTTACTGGAAAAATAAATAATAAAAATTTTACAGGGAAATATATAGAAAGCCTTGAAGTTGTAGATTACAGTGGCTCAGTTGGATTTTTTATTAAATTAAGAAAAAATATTAGCTATAGTGGAGGAATTGCTTCAAAAGGAAATAATTTTGTTCTTACATTCAATGATAAATCTCAAAAAAAGCAGTTTACAATAGCTATAGATGCTGGACATGGGGGAAAAGACCCAGGAGCAATAGGTTTTAAAAAATATTATGAAAAAACTGTAACTCTGGCAGTAAGTAAGTATTTGAGAGATGAATTGAAAAAGGATTTCAATGTTGTTATGACAAGAGATACAGATGTTTTTGTAACCTTGTCACAACGTCCAAAAATAGCTAATAAAGCAAAAGCAAATATGTTTATCAGTATACATGCCAATGCAGCAGTATCAAGTAAAATGAATGGAGTAGAAGTTTTTTATTTCTCTAAAAAATCTTCACCTTATGCTGAAAGAATAGCTTCATTTGAAAATAGTTTTGGAGATAAATATGGAGAAAATAGTAGTGATATAGCTCAGATAATGGGAGAATTAGCATATAAGAAAAATCAAGAAAGTTCTATTGGATTTGCAAGGAAAACAAATAATGCTTTAGCAGAAGCGATAGGATTAAATAATAGAGGGATACATGGAGCAAACTTTGCTGTACTGAGAGGTTTTAATGGACCCAGTGTCTTGATAGAAGTAGGCTTTATAAGCAATAAGAGTGATCTTCAGAAAATAACAAATCCAGTATATCAAAAAAAGATGGCAAAAGAGATAGCTGAGATGGTAAGAGGGTATTTTTATTAA
- the yajC gene encoding preprotein translocase subunit YajC codes for MEQLLGLGKYSGMILTFVVWIAVFYFLLILPNKKKQKKQKEMMDSLKEGSEVVTVGGIKGTIVSVSEDYVEVRVDKGVKITFTKGAISRVL; via the coding sequence ATGGAACAATTATTAGGATTAGGTAAATATAGTGGTATGATACTAACTTTCGTAGTGTGGATAGCTGTATTCTACTTCTTATTAATATTACCAAACAAGAAAAAACAAAAGAAACAAAAAGAAATGATGGATTCATTAAAAGAAGGATCAGAAGTAGTTACTGTTGGTGGAATAAAAGGTACTATAGTTTCTGTAAGTGAAGATTATGTAGAGGTAAGAGTTGATAAAGGCGTAAAAATCACTTTCACTAAAGGGGCTATTTCTAGAGTATTATAG
- the dnaJ_3 gene encoding Heat shock protein J — MAKRDYYEVLGVAKDASEADIKKAYRKAAMKYHPDKFSSASEKEKKDAEEKFKEINEAYQVISDKEKRAQYDRFGHAAFEQGGPGAGGFGGFSSEGFEDIFSSFFGGGSGGFGGFSGFGGGSSRRNYVEPGADLRYQVEITLEEAAKGVEKTIKYKRNGKCGTCNGSGAEPGSTMKKCTKCGGSGRVKTVQRTILGNFESYAECDECHGKGEIPEKKCKTCHGTGIVKETVEKKIKIPAGIDDGQKLRLDGMGEASETGGPNGDLYVIIRVKEHDLFQRRGDDIICEVPITFTTAALGGEVEIPTLNGKKNIKIPAGTQTGKLFKLRGEGIKSLRSSMVGDQLVQVVVETPTDLNDKQKELLKAFDDSLKDKNYKKHKTLKDKIKAFFK, encoded by the coding sequence ATGGCAAAAAGAGATTATTATGAAGTATTAGGAGTAGCAAAAGATGCTTCTGAAGCTGATATTAAGAAAGCGTACAGAAAAGCTGCCATGAAATATCATCCTGATAAATTCAGTAGTGCCAGCGAAAAAGAGAAAAAAGATGCTGAAGAAAAGTTTAAAGAGATAAATGAAGCATATCAGGTGATATCAGACAAGGAAAAAAGAGCTCAATATGATAGATTTGGTCATGCAGCCTTTGAACAGGGAGGACCAGGTGCTGGAGGATTCGGAGGATTCAGCAGTGAAGGATTTGAAGATATATTCAGTTCATTTTTCGGAGGAGGATCTGGAGGATTCGGAGGATTCAGTGGATTTGGTGGTGGAAGTTCTAGAAGAAATTACGTAGAGCCAGGAGCTGACTTAAGATATCAGGTAGAGATTACTTTAGAAGAAGCTGCAAAAGGTGTAGAAAAAACAATAAAATATAAAAGAAATGGAAAATGTGGTACATGTAATGGAAGTGGAGCTGAGCCAGGAAGTACAATGAAGAAATGTACTAAATGTGGAGGTTCTGGAAGAGTAAAAACAGTTCAAAGAACTATACTTGGAAATTTTGAAAGTTATGCAGAATGCGATGAGTGTCATGGTAAAGGTGAAATACCTGAAAAGAAATGTAAAACTTGTCATGGAACAGGTATTGTAAAGGAAACTGTAGAAAAGAAGATAAAAATACCAGCAGGAATAGATGATGGACAAAAACTTAGACTAGATGGAATGGGAGAAGCTAGTGAAACTGGTGGACCTAATGGAGATCTTTATGTAATTATAAGAGTAAAGGAACATGATTTATTCCAAAGAAGAGGAGATGACATAATTTGTGAGGTGCCTATCACTTTCACAACAGCTGCTCTTGGAGGAGAAGTGGAAATCCCTACTTTGAATGGTAAGAAAAATATAAAAATACCAGCAGGAACACAAACAGGAAAGCTTTTCAAATTAAGAGGAGAAGGAATCAAATCTTTGAGAAGTTCTATGGTTGGAGATCAATTGGTACAGGTAGTAGTAGAAACTCCTACTGACCTTAACGATAAGCAGAAAGAACTTTTAAAAGCCTTTGATGACAGTTTAAAAGATAAAAACTATAAAAAACATAAAACTTTAAAAGATAAAATAAAAGCTTTTTTTAAATAA
- a CDS encoding Aldose 1-epimerase, with protein sequence MEYSLKNSLMEIRVESLGAELIGMKDLTTDVEYIWQKDPKYWAKSSPILFPFVGALKDDRYFYEGKEYKLTSKHGFARDYEFQMSDQGDDYLEFLFASNDQTKKVYPFNFKLYIRYIIKDKNLRIEYRVENTGEKEMYFSLGAHPAFNIPVGNGIEFSDYYLEFEKDETGEVKTFNGTLISSQKKIKAFEGKILDLDRDTFINDALIIEKPNSDVVYLKNRKNSKEIKFVYKGFKYIAFWNKPGAEYICLEPWNGISDFDNASGNLKEKAGIEKIEKDEVYHRTLDITIL encoded by the coding sequence ATGGAATATAGTTTAAAAAATAGTTTAATGGAAATAAGGGTAGAAAGCTTAGGGGCAGAACTTATAGGAATGAAGGATTTAACAACAGATGTAGAGTATATATGGCAGAAAGATCCTAAATACTGGGCAAAAAGTTCGCCAATATTGTTTCCTTTTGTTGGAGCTTTAAAAGATGACAGATATTTTTATGAAGGAAAAGAGTATAAACTTACTTCAAAACATGGGTTTGCAAGAGATTATGAATTTCAGATGAGTGATCAAGGAGATGACTATCTGGAATTTCTTTTTGCTTCAAATGATCAAACGAAAAAAGTTTATCCTTTTAATTTTAAGCTTTATATAAGATATATAATAAAGGATAAAAATTTGAGAATAGAATACAGAGTAGAAAATACAGGAGAAAAGGAAATGTATTTTTCGTTGGGAGCTCACCCAGCATTTAATATTCCTGTAGGGAATGGAATAGAGTTTTCAGATTATTATTTAGAATTTGAAAAAGATGAAACTGGAGAGGTAAAAACTTTTAATGGAACATTGATATCTTCTCAGAAGAAAATAAAAGCTTTTGAAGGAAAAATACTTGATTTGGATAGAGATACTTTTATAAATGATGCCCTTATCATTGAAAAGCCAAATTCTGATGTTGTTTATTTAAAAAATAGAAAAAATAGTAAAGAAATAAAATTTGTATATAAAGGATTCAAATATATAGCGTTTTGGAATAAGCCAGGAGCAGAGTATATATGTCTGGAGCCTTGGAATGGAATATCAGATTTTGATAATGCTTCAGGAAACCTTAAAGAAAAAGCAGGAATAGAAAAAATTGAAAAAGATGAAGTATATCATAGGACATTAGATATAACTATTTTATAG
- the ogt gene encoding Methylated-DNA--protein-cysteine methyltransferase, constitutive, with protein MRGRGYLEIKGLGLIEVCEEKDGISNINFRDNRLEEIHSKEVEKCIKQLKEYFEGKRKVFDVKLDISQGTKFQQEAWKALLNIPYGETRSYQEQAVYIKNPKAVRAIGGANHRNPISIIIPCHRVIGKNGKLTGYGGGLFRKEYLLDLEKLNIGDKNGI; from the coding sequence ATGAGAGGAAGAGGATATCTGGAAATAAAAGGTTTGGGCTTAATTGAAGTATGTGAAGAAAAAGATGGTATCAGTAATATTAACTTCAGAGATAATAGATTAGAAGAGATACACTCAAAAGAAGTTGAAAAATGTATCAAACAGCTGAAAGAATATTTTGAAGGAAAAAGGAAAGTATTTGATGTAAAACTTGATATAAGTCAAGGAACTAAATTTCAGCAGGAAGCTTGGAAAGCTTTATTGAATATCCCCTATGGAGAAACAAGAAGTTATCAAGAACAAGCAGTATATATAAAAAATCCAAAAGCTGTCAGAGCTATTGGAGGGGCCAATCACAGAAATCCTATTTCAATCATAATTCCTTGTCATAGAGTAATAGGTAAAAATGGAAAATTAACAGGATATGGAGGAGGTCTTTTCAGAAAAGAATATCTGCTGGACCTAGAAAAGCTGAATATAGGAGATAAGAATGGAATATAG
- the dnaK_2 gene encoding Heat shock protein 70: MSKIIGIDLGTTNSCVAIMEGGNVTIIPNSEGARTTPSVVNIKENGEIIVGEIAKRQAITNPLSTVSSIKTHMGSDYKVEIFGKKYTPQEISAMTLKKLKKDAEAYLGEPVTEAVITVPAYFTDSQRQATKDAGVIAGLDVKRIINEPTAAALAYGLEKKKEEKVLVFDLGGGTFDVSVLEIADGVIEVISTAGNNHLGGDDFDNEVIKWLTAEFKKETGIDLSNDKMAYQRLKDAAEKAKKELSTMMETSISLPFITMDATGPKHLEMKLTRAKFNDLTKHLVEATQGPTKTALSDAGLNPSEINEVLLVGGSTRIPAVQEWVESFFGKKPNKGINPDEVVAAGAAIQGGVLMGDVKDVLLLDVTPLSLGIETLGGVFTKMIEKNTTIPVKKSQVYSTAVDNQPAVTINVLQGERAKASDNHKLGEFNLEGIPAAPRGVPQIEVTFDIDANGIVHVSAKDLGTGKENTVTISGSTNLSKEDIDRMTKEAEANEAEDRKFKELVETRNKADMLIASTEKSLKEYGDKATEQEKKDIEAAIEELKKVKDGEDKDAIEKSMENLSQVAHKFAEEIYKEAQAKAQAEQAGAQGGEKKADDDVADAEVVD; encoded by the coding sequence ATGAGTAAAATAATAGGAATTGACTTAGGAACAACAAACTCTTGTGTAGCAATAATGGAGGGAGGAAATGTTACAATAATCCCTAACTCAGAAGGAGCAAGAACAACTCCATCAGTTGTAAATATCAAAGAAAATGGAGAAATTATAGTTGGAGAGATTGCAAAAAGACAAGCAATAACTAATCCATTATCAACTGTAAGTTCAATTAAAACTCACATGGGTTCTGATTACAAAGTAGAAATATTTGGAAAAAAATATACTCCACAAGAAATTTCAGCTATGACACTTAAAAAATTAAAGAAAGATGCTGAAGCTTATTTAGGAGAACCTGTAACTGAAGCAGTTATTACTGTACCAGCGTATTTCACTGACTCACAAAGACAAGCAACAAAAGATGCTGGAGTCATTGCAGGATTAGATGTAAAAAGAATAATCAATGAACCAACAGCAGCAGCACTTGCTTATGGACTTGAAAAGAAAAAAGAAGAAAAAGTTCTTGTATTTGACTTAGGAGGAGGAACATTTGACGTATCTGTACTAGAAATAGCTGATGGAGTAATTGAAGTTATATCTACTGCAGGAAACAACCACCTAGGAGGAGATGACTTTGACAATGAAGTTATCAAATGGTTAACAGCTGAATTTAAAAAAGAAACAGGAATTGATCTTTCAAATGATAAAATGGCATACCAAAGACTTAAAGACGCAGCTGAAAAAGCTAAAAAAGAACTTTCTACAATGATGGAAACTTCTATATCTTTACCATTTATTACTATGGATGCTACAGGACCTAAACATTTAGAAATGAAATTGACAAGAGCAAAATTCAATGATTTAACTAAACATTTAGTAGAAGCAACTCAAGGACCTACAAAAACTGCTCTAAGTGATGCAGGATTAAATCCATCAGAAATTAATGAAGTATTATTAGTAGGAGGATCTACAAGAATACCAGCAGTACAAGAATGGGTAGAATCATTCTTTGGTAAAAAACCTAATAAAGGAATCAACCCAGATGAAGTTGTTGCAGCAGGAGCAGCTATTCAAGGTGGAGTATTAATGGGAGATGTAAAAGATGTTCTATTATTAGATGTAACTCCATTGTCATTAGGAATTGAAACTTTAGGTGGAGTATTTACTAAAATGATTGAGAAAAATACTACTATCCCAGTTAAAAAATCACAAGTTTACTCAACAGCTGTAGATAATCAGCCAGCAGTAACAATTAATGTACTACAAGGAGAAAGAGCAAAAGCTTCAGATAACCATAAATTAGGAGAGTTCAACTTAGAAGGAATTCCAGCAGCTCCAAGAGGTGTACCTCAAATTGAAGTAACATTTGATATAGATGCTAATGGAATCGTTCATGTATCAGCTAAAGATTTAGGAACTGGAAAAGAAAATACAGTAACTATTTCTGGATCTACTAACCTTTCTAAAGAAGATATCGATAGAATGACTAAAGAAGCTGAAGCTAACGAAGCTGAAGATAGAAAATTCAAAGAATTAGTAGAAACTAGAAATAAAGCAGACATGCTTATTGCTTCTACTGAAAAATCTTTAAAAGAATATGGAGATAAAGCTACTGAACAAGAGAAAAAAGATATCGAAGCAGCTATAGAAGAACTTAAAAAAGTAAAAGATGGAGAAGATAAAGATGCTATAGAAAAATCTATGGAAAATTTATCACAAGTAGCTCATAAATTTGCTGAAGAAATCTACAAAGAAGCTCAGGCTAAAGCACAAGCTGAACAAGCAGGAGCTCAAGGTGGAGAAAAGAAAGCTGATGATGATGTAGCAGATGCTGAAGTTGTTGACTAA
- the grpE gene encoding HSP-70 cofactor, with translation MINDKEKILEKELDKEMKKEVETFEEDIIKEEKKEECGCDCKGHGEEKSSCCCEKDTEEEIGKLKAEVEDWKQSYLRKQADFQNFTKRKEKEVEELRKFASEKIITKLLDGLDNLERAISASEATKDFDGLVKGVDMILGQLKGIMENEGVEPIKAEGKYDPMYHHAVMVEDNPEFEDDTIILELQKGYTMKGKVIRPAMVKVCKRG, from the coding sequence ATGATAAATGATAAAGAAAAAATATTGGAAAAGGAATTGGATAAAGAAATGAAAAAGGAAGTTGAAACTTTTGAAGAAGATATAATAAAAGAGGAAAAAAAGGAAGAGTGTGGTTGTGACTGTAAAGGTCATGGAGAAGAAAAAAGTTCTTGCTGCTGCGAAAAAGATACTGAAGAAGAAATTGGAAAATTAAAAGCAGAAGTAGAGGATTGGAAGCAATCTTACCTTAGAAAACAAGCTGATTTCCAAAACTTTACCAAGAGAAAAGAAAAAGAAGTAGAAGAATTAAGAAAATTTGCTTCAGAAAAAATAATTACAAAATTACTAGATGGATTAGACAACTTAGAAAGAGCTATATCAGCATCAGAAGCAACAAAGGATTTTGATGGGCTTGTAAAAGGTGTGGATATGATACTTGGGCAATTGAAAGGAATCATGGAAAATGAAGGTGTAGAACCAATAAAAGCAGAAGGAAAATATGATCCAATGTATCACCATGCTGTAATGGTAGAAGATAATCCAGAATTTGAAGATGATACTATTATTCTTGAACTTCAAAAAGGTTATACAATGAAAGGAAAAGTAATAAGACCAGCAATGGTAAAAGTATGTAAAAGAGGTTAA
- the hrcA gene encoding Heat-inducible transcription repressor HrcA, with the protein MSISEREKLVLNAIVNYYLTFGDTIGSRTLVKKYGIDLSSATIRNVMADLEDMGYIAKTHTSSGRIPTDKGYKYYLDELLKVEKLTKEEKNNIELEYEHRINELDLLLQKTSSLLSKMTTYAGIAIEPSTAVERIKKIELVHIDEFLVLAVIVMENRAVKTKKIILSQSVSKEELEVISKELNKKIEEHEINFGNIEKFILGKKLLTSNLEQYEDDSKLFINNVPSIFKDKNVNEVSEVLELFHHRKDVKLLFEQLVRNRDSSYGKVNVVFGEELGIKGLEDYSFVYSLYKAGASQGILGVIGPKRMAYSKTMGLIKYVTQEVNKMLNKIERKDETNDK; encoded by the coding sequence ATGTCTATTTCAGAAAGAGAAAAGTTAGTATTAAACGCAATAGTAAATTATTATTTGACTTTTGGCGATACTATCGGTTCAAGAACTTTGGTAAAAAAATATGGGATTGATCTTTCATCAGCAACTATTAGAAATGTAATGGCTGATCTAGAAGATATGGGATATATAGCAAAAACTCATACATCTTCAGGAAGAATCCCTACAGACAAAGGATATAAATATTATCTTGATGAATTGCTAAAAGTTGAAAAACTTACAAAAGAAGAAAAGAACAATATAGAACTTGAATATGAGCATAGAATTAATGAACTTGATTTGCTCTTACAAAAGACTTCTTCACTTCTTTCTAAGATGACAACATATGCAGGGATAGCAATAGAGCCAAGTACTGCAGTAGAAAGAATAAAGAAAATTGAGCTGGTTCATATAGATGAATTTTTAGTTTTAGCTGTTATAGTTATGGAAAATAGAGCAGTTAAGACTAAGAAGATAATATTGAGTCAGTCTGTTTCTAAAGAAGAACTGGAAGTAATATCAAAAGAATTAAATAAGAAAATAGAAGAACATGAAATAAATTTTGGAAATATAGAAAAATTTATTTTAGGAAAAAAATTATTAACAAGCAACTTAGAACAATATGAAGATGACAGTAAACTATTTATAAATAATGTTCCAAGTATTTTTAAAGATAAAAATGTTAATGAGGTATCAGAAGTATTAGAGCTTTTCCATCATAGGAAAGATGTAAAACTTTTATTTGAGCAATTAGTGAGAAATAGAGATAGCTCCTATGGAAAAGTAAATGTAGTATTTGGAGAAGAATTAGGAATAAAAGGATTAGAAGACTATAGCTTCGTATATTCATTATATAAGGCTGGAGCATCTCAAGGAATACTTGGAGTAATAGGTCCTAAAAGAATGGCATATTCAAAAACTATGGGACTGATAAAATATGTAACCCAAGAAGTAAATAAAATGTTAAATAAAATAGAGAGAAAGGACGAAACAAATGATAAATGA
- a CDS encoding von Willebrand factor type A domain has product MKKFLSLLMGFVFLGTIVFSTESKPENTAVEQTKAKEKDVEIVFVLDTTGSMGGLIQGAKTKIWSIVNEVMQTHKDSKVKIGLVAYRDRGDVYVTKVTQLSENLDEIYSVLMGYKAQGGGDDPEDVRKALHESLEVIQWSTPRENLSQIIFLVGDAPPHDDYNDSPDTSDTAKKAKSRGIIINTIQCGDMPKTDYYWKAIAQFGGGEYFHISGDGGVKVVTTPYDDKLYELNKRIDKTYITYGSSEERSEAVKKFDSEKYSMEAAPVEAKASRAINKAINKYSYSKEDLVQAVENNEISLKDIKDNELPENMQKMSLKAREGYIQSIIDTRKEIREEIIKVSREREQYILEQEKKGTAGKSEFDSAVSEVLKKQIK; this is encoded by the coding sequence ATGAAGAAATTTTTATCACTACTGATGGGTTTTGTTTTTTTGGGAACAATAGTATTTTCAACAGAATCAAAACCAGAAAATACAGCAGTTGAACAGACAAAAGCAAAAGAGAAAGATGTTGAAATTGTATTTGTATTGGATACTACTGGATCTATGGGGGGACTTATTCAAGGAGCTAAAACTAAAATATGGAGTATAGTGAATGAGGTAATGCAGACTCATAAAGATTCAAAAGTAAAAATTGGACTGGTAGCTTATCGTGATCGTGGAGATGTTTATGTGACTAAAGTTACACAACTTAGTGAGAACTTAGATGAAATATATAGTGTATTAATGGGGTATAAAGCTCAAGGTGGAGGCGATGATCCTGAAGATGTAAGAAAAGCTCTTCATGAAAGTTTGGAAGTGATTCAATGGTCGACACCTAGAGAAAATTTATCACAGATAATATTTTTAGTAGGAGATGCACCTCCTCATGATGATTATAATGATTCACCAGATACCAGTGATACTGCTAAAAAAGCTAAAAGTAGAGGAATTATTATAAATACTATTCAATGTGGTGATATGCCTAAAACAGATTATTATTGGAAAGCAATAGCACAATTTGGTGGTGGAGAATATTTTCATATTTCTGGAGATGGAGGAGTAAAAGTTGTAACTACTCCTTATGATGATAAGCTTTATGAATTGAATAAAAGGATTGATAAAACATATATAACATATGGTAGTTCTGAAGAGAGAAGTGAAGCAGTTAAAAAGTTTGATTCAGAAAAATATTCTATGGAAGCTGCACCAGTAGAAGCAAAAGCATCAAGAGCTATAAATAAAGCAATTAATAAATATAGCTATTCAAAAGAAGATTTAGTACAGGCAGTAGAAAATAATGAGATTTCATTGAAAGATATTAAAGATAATGAACTTCCTGAAAATATGCAGAAAATGTCTTTGAAAGCAAGAGAAGGATATATTCAAAGCATTATAGATACTCGTAAAGAGATAAGAGAAGAAATAATAAAAGTATCAAGAGAGAGGGAGCAGTATATATTAGAACAAGAAAAGAAAGGAACAGCAGGTAAGAGTGAATTTGATTCTGCTGTATCAGAAGTTCTTAAGAAACAGATAAAATAA
- a CDS encoding Protein of uncharacterised function (DUF2628), translating into MSWKLKDEELEFIDENEEQIKVYVGKKADDYINIWREGKKFNPAALFLGMIWLGYRGMYKVIMYLIIAFILTDILMIFIGIDLTRISGIVAGVILGIFGNYWYFLQVKKIYWQGKKNVWMEEQE; encoded by the coding sequence ATGTCGTGGAAATTAAAAGATGAGGAACTTGAATTTATAGATGAAAATGAGGAGCAGATAAAAGTATATGTGGGAAAGAAAGCAGATGACTATATAAATATATGGAGAGAGGGGAAGAAATTTAATCCTGCAGCTCTTTTTCTGGGAATGATATGGCTTGGATACAGAGGAATGTATAAAGTTATAATGTATCTCATTATAGCTTTTATCCTTACAGATATACTTATGATTTTTATAGGAATAGATTTGACAAGAATCTCTGGAATAGTGGCTGGTGTGATTTTAGGAATTTTTGGAAATTACTGGTATTTTTTACAGGTAAAAAAGATATACTGGCAGGGAAAGAAAAATGTTTGGATGGAGGAACAGGAATAA